The sequence TCGGTCGAAGGTGCAGGAACTGGACGAACTCCGTAGCGCCGCCGAAACCGGATCGGAGCCGGTGTCGTCCGTGGAGCGGGTCGCGTTCGACGACGTTTCCTTCGCGTACGACGACGATCAGGTACTCGATGGCGTCTCCTTCGAGGTCGCGCGCGGCGAGAAGATCGCGTTCGTCGGGCCCTCGGGTGCCGGCAAGTCGACGATCGTTTCGCTGCTCGGCCGGCTACGCTCGCCCGACGCCGGCCGCATCCGCGCGGACGGGACGCCCATCGACGCGTTCGACGTCGAACAGTGGCGCGAGCGCGTCGCGGTCGTCCGCCAGGACCCCTTCCTGTTCGACGACACCCTCGAAGCGAACGTCAAAGTCGGCAACCAGGACGCCTCGCGCCGAGATGTCGAGTGGGCCTGCAGGATCGCACGCGTCACGGAGTTCCTCCCGGAACTTCCCGACGGGTACGAGACCGAACTCGGCGAGAACGGCGTCCGGCTCTCCGGCGGCCAGCGGCAGCGCGTCGCCATCGCGCGCGCCGTCCTCAAGGACGCCGATGTGCTGGTGCTCGACGAGGCGACGAGCGACCTGGACTCGAACATCGAACAGGAGGTGTACCGCGGCCTCCGTGATCTGGAGGGACAGCGCGCGACGATCGCCATCGCACACGACCTCTCGACGGTCAGCGACGCCGACCGCATCTACACGCTCGTCGATGGGTCGATCACCGAAGTCGGGACCCACAGCCAACTGCTCGAACGCGATGGGACCTATGCCGACCTGTACGCCACGCAGACGTAACCTCGCAGCCGGACGCAGCGTTCACCCGCACCGTCCCCAGACGAACTGTGGACCCACAAGGAGTGTCTGTGCGACAGGCCAGCGCCTCGTCGCCGCGTACAGTGTGGGGGTTACCGTGTCGGTGTCAGCCGAGCACCCAACGACTGCGTGCCGTCACCGGTCGACTGTGATACTGCTCTCTCGTGGGGACCAACACCGGTAACTCACGAAGCTTTATTTTTAGTAATACACTAACACGATTCATAGTGACACCGTTTCGAGAAATACATACTTCGCTACGAGCTTCCGAGCATCTCCGGTTCGTTTCTGTGTCTCTCGTCTGCTCAGCGGTCATCAGCCTCGTATACGTACTGACACACCCGTTCCCGTCGGGTCTGGGGGGGTTGTACCTGCAGATGGCCGAGGCTATTTCGTCACAGAGTGGCGTTTTACCCGTCCGGATTGATGGGTATACCACGAACGGGATACCGTTTGCGTATCCACCGCTGGCGTTCTACCTGATCGAGTTCCTGGCGTGGATCGGAATCGATAGGGTACAAGTCCTCCGGGTCGGCGCCCCCTCACTCGTGTTGTTGTTCGTCGCGATGATGTACTATTTCACGTACACTATGTTTGGGAGCTACAGAAGTGCGGCGGTTGCCGGCATCGTCGTCGGGACACACGTACACTTCGTCCGATGGCTGATCGGTGGTGTTGGCTTCGTCCGTGGACTCGGGTTCGTTTTCGCGCTCCTCGGACTAACCGGCGGATACCTCTGCTTTCGACAGGCGATCACCGTACGAAACCTCTCGATTGCGATCGTCGGGTGGGGTCTTGCCGTACTCACACACCCCGTCTACGCGGCTGTCGCCGGTATCGGGGTGTTTAGTGCGTGGCTCCTCTGGGATCGCTCCGCGCGCGGGTTCGGGTACGGGGCCGCAATCGCCGCGGCCGGACTCGCCGTAGCCAGTCCGTGGTGGGGGACGGTGATTTCCAGGCACGGAGTCGAGGTGTTCGTCACCGGAGCCAGTGCCCACAGTTCGTTTACCAGCAACGTTTCGGATGTCGTTGGCCTTTCGAGAAGTTTCTGGATATCGGGGAACATTCTGGATTGGCCTCGTGTTATGACCCTCATCGGCGGTGTCGTCCTGGCTGTGCGCGGGGACTGGCGTCACGTGCTGTGGTTGCTCATCCCTATCGCGATGCTCGTCCCGCCTCACCCGCGGCTCTGGCTGATCGCCATCGCCCCGCTTTCGGCGATCGGGGTCGTAACGACTGCTGAACTGATCGCCACCACCACCGGCGATATCAGAGGTTCCCCGCTTCCGTCGTTCGTAACCAACAACAGCCAACGGGTCATCGTGATCGGAATCGTGGCGCTGCTCGTCATTCCGTTCGTCGCGGGCAACGCGCTGGCTGCGAGCCAACTGCCGGTACACATCGACGACGACGATCAACGAGCGATGACGTGGATGAACGAGGAGACGGACCCCGACGCTGGCGCGGTTGCTATCGGAATCACGAACGAGTGGTTGCCGTACCTCTCCGACCGCACCTCCGTGGTCACCCCGTACGGGACTGAGTGGGTGGATCCGGGGGTATGGGACCGGCATCTGGTCGTGCAGAATCAACTAGTCCAGTGCCCCACCGCGTCGTGCATCGACTCCGTTCTCGAGGACAGCGGGTTCGCCGAGGACACCGACTACGTGTACATCCAGACAGAGGGGACCTACGCCGTCTCGCCGACGACCAACGCCACCCTCGCAGAAAGTCCCCGGTTCGATGCCGTATACGCCAACAGCGGCGCGGTCGTCTACGAGTACCGGCCCACATCGGCCTGATTCGTCCTCCGGGAGACCTTCGGAGCATCATCCCGACACCTGAGTTCGACGACGTCCGTCGACGCATCGGCTACGAACCGGTCCTCGGCGGGACCATCCTGTACCGACCTGTGGGAGGCAGACGTTCTACCGCACTATACCCGATATGCCACTCGGACACGCGCGATACGGAGTTGACCGGCCAGCGCGTCGTGGTTACGGGCGGACCCCATCACCTCGTATCTCGCTGATCGGCTGCGTGTGGATCACGACATCACCGTCACGGGGAAGCCGCAACCGCCGCTGCTCTGCCCCGCCGACGTTTAGAGGTGTCAGAAATTATGTGTTTACGAACGATCGGGGCCGTTGGAGTGGATGATCCCATACTAACGTAGATCCCGCGTCCCGACGGGGTCTCCATACGCTGTGTACCTCGGAAGCCCACGCCCCCGGCTGGTGTGACACCTAACAGTTGCGTTCGCCGGACTCCCCCCGACACCCGGCGCCGACCTGAACTCACTCCCGGTCGGCGACCGAACTCATAAAGAAGGCGTTGAAGATCGTCTGTGCGCCGAGGACGATGGCGGTGAACGCGATCACGTCGCCGACGACCATCGGCAGCTGCTGGAACCCGGTCGCCGCCCACTGGACCACCAGCCACACGGCATACACCGCGCCGGCCGTGAAGATGAGCAACCCGATGGTCGACATTCGTTCGAGGTTCATGTGCTCCACGACCGCGGTCGTAACCGGGTCGGTCGGCCGCTGGATCGGATCGCTGGTGATCGTGGCGAACACGCCCATCGCCGCGACCTGATACGCGAGCAGGGTGAACATCGAACCCGCGATCGCCGAGTGGATGCCGAGTCTGACGCCGGCGACCGAGACGCCGCTGAGTGCTGCGAGCATCACCGCGATACCGAGCAGGCCCAGTACCGCGCCCGGAACGGAAAAGAGGTAGTTCGGCGCGTTCAACAGCATAAACCGGACGTGTCGCCACCCGTCCTGGAAGCTTTCGAGCGTCGCCTCGCCCTCGCGTTCGTGGTACGTGATCGGGATCTCCTTGATCGTGAGGTCCCGCGTTCCGGCGACCATGATCATCTCCGAGGCGAACTCCATCCCGGTGGTCTCCAAGTCGAGTTCCTCGAGCATACTCGCGCGGAAGGCTCTGAACCCCGAGTGGGCGTCGCTGACGCCCGCGCCGTAGAAGACGTTCAGGAACTTCGTGAGAAGCGGGTTCCCCACGTACTCGTGGAGCGGGGGCATCGCGCCGTCCTTGATCTCCCCCTCGAGCCGACTCCCCATCACCATATCCGCCTCGCCGTTGACGACCGGATCGAGCAACTCCGGGAACTGCTGGAAGTCGTACGTCGTGTCGGCGTCGCCGATGATGATGTAGTCGCCGCGGCAGTGCCGGAACGCGTACCGATACGCGTACCCGTACCCGGGTTCGTCGGGTTCGACCACGATCGCCCCCGCCTCGCGGGCGATCTCCGGGGTTCGGTCGGTCGAGTCGTCGCTGATGACGACCTCCGTCCGGTAGCCCGACTCCCGGACGGCGTTCTTGACGTAGTCGATACACGTTTCCACCCCCTGTTCCTCGTTCATCGTCGGCATCACGACGCTGACAAGCGGGTCGGCGTCGCTATCCGGCCCGAGGAGCAGGTCGGACCCCTCGTCCGACAGGTGTGCACTCGTTGACAGTTGTTTGCTGGTTGATGTTGTGGAGACCATAATGTGTGACGCTACTCGTGGTCCGGTGGTGTGCCGTCCATCACGGAGAGGACTCCCGCTCGATGGACGGCCCTACGTCACCGTCCACGCCTACAGTATCGGGTGTCTCACTCTCCCAAATCTGATGTCCCCTGCAGTATCCCACCACGGTTATCAGATGATGTTATTCCGGTTACAAAAATATTTCTCTACGAACGGAACCGAACACCGGGAATCTTACTGATTTATCACACACAATAAAACAATAATACGGATGAACGCCGTATAGAGGTTCCGGTACGAACGTACCACAACTGGGGTATCATTCCCGAATATATACCAATCTATACAATCCATATTCTCTGTATGTTCTCAGGAGTGAATCCGTCACAGAAGGATGAACGGGTCCGAGGACGGCGACAGGATGCCGGCCTCCCGTCGTGCCACGCCGACGCGAGTCCGAC comes from Halobellus ruber and encodes:
- a CDS encoding glycosyltransferase, with the translated sequence MVSTTSTSKQLSTSAHLSDEGSDLLLGPDSDADPLVSVVMPTMNEEQGVETCIDYVKNAVRESGYRTEVVISDDSTDRTPEIAREAGAIVVEPDEPGYGYAYRYAFRHCRGDYIIIGDADTTYDFQQFPELLDPVVNGEADMVMGSRLEGEIKDGAMPPLHEYVGNPLLTKFLNVFYGAGVSDAHSGFRAFRASMLEELDLETTGMEFASEMIMVAGTRDLTIKEIPITYHEREGEATLESFQDGWRHVRFMLLNAPNYLFSVPGAVLGLLGIAVMLAALSGVSVAGVRLGIHSAIAGSMFTLLAYQVAAMGVFATITSDPIQRPTDPVTTAVVEHMNLERMSTIGLLIFTAGAVYAVWLVVQWAATGFQQLPMVVGDVIAFTAIVLGAQTIFNAFFMSSVADRE